In Eucalyptus grandis isolate ANBG69807.140 chromosome 4, ASM1654582v1, whole genome shotgun sequence, the following proteins share a genomic window:
- the LOC120292723 gene encoding GDP-mannose 4,6 dehydratase 1, translating to MAAQNDAPKSGSGANGEAPPPPQNRKVALITGITGQDGSYLTEFLLDKGYEVHGLIRRSSNFNTQRINHIYIDPHNAHKARMKLHYADLTDASSLRRWIDTIAPDEVYNLAAQSHVAVSFEIPDYTADVVATGAVRLLEAVRSHVSATGRSHIRYYQAGSSEMFGSTPPPQSETTPFHPRSPYAASKCAAHWYTVNYREAYGLFACNGILFNHESPRRGENFVTRKITRAVGRIKIGLQSKLFLGNLQASRDWGFAGDYVEAMWMMLQQEKPDDYVVATEESHTVEEFLEVAFGYVGLNWRDHVVIDKRYFRPAEVDNLKGDASKAKKVLGWKPMVGFEKLVKMMVDEDVELAKREKVLVDAGYMDAQQQP from the coding sequence ATGGCGGCCCAGAACGACGCGCCCAAATCCGGATCCGGAGCCAACGGCGAAGCCCCGCCGCCTCCGCAGAACCGCAAGGTGGCCCTGATCACCGGCATTACCGGCCAGGACGGGTCGTACCTCACCGAGTTCCTGCTCGACAAGGGGTACGAGGTCCACGGCCTGATCCGCCGCTCCTCCAACTTCAACACCCAGCGGATCAACCATATCTACATCGATCCCCACAACGCCCACAAGGCCCGGATGAAGCTCCACTACGCGGATCTCACCGACGCCTCCTCCCTCCGCCGCTGGATCGACACGATCGCCCCCGACGAGGTCTACAATCTCGCCGCCCAGTCCCACGTGGCGGTCTCCTTCGAGATCCCCGATTACACCGCCGACGTCGTGGCCACCGGCGCCGTCCGCCTCCTCGAGGCCGTGCGTTCCCACGTCTCCGCCACCGGCCGCAGCCACATCCGTTACTACCAGGCCGGGTCCTCGGAGATGTTCGGATCGACCCCGCCGCCGCAGTCGGAGACCACCCCGTTCCACCCGCGGTCCCCCTACGCCGCGTCCAAGTGCGCCGCGCACTGGTACACCGTGAACTACCGCGAGGCCTACGGGCTGTTCGCGTGCAACGGGATCCTGTTCAACCACGAGTCCCCGCGGCGGGGCGAGAACTTCGTGACCCGGAAGATCACTCGGGCCGTGGGGCGGATCAAGATCGGGTTGCAGAGCAAGCTGTTCCTGGGAAATCTGCAGGCCTCCCGGGACTGGGGGTTCGCCGGGGACTACGTGGAGGCTATGTGGATGATGCTGCAGCAAGAAAAGCCGGATGACTATGTGGTCGCGACGGAGGAGTCACACACCGTGGAGGAGTTCTTGGAAGTAGCTTTTGGGTATGTTGGGCTGAATTGGAGGGACCATGTGGTGATCGATAAGAGGTACTTCAGACCGGCGGAGGTCGACAACTTGAAGGGAGATGCGAGTAAGGCCAAGAAGGTGCTGGGTTGGAAGCCCATGGTTGGGTTTGAGAAGTTAGTGAAGATGATGGTCGATGAGGACGTTGAATTGGCCAAGAGAGAGAAGGTTCTTGTTGATGCTGGGTACATGGATGCTCAGCAACAGCCTTGA
- the LOC120292721 gene encoding peptidyl-prolyl cis-trans isomerase Pin1: MSSSAAAGRGRGGSQVRASHILIKHEGSRRKASWKDPEGRVIRSTTRESAVSQLKALREDIVAGKGKFEDLASRFSDCSSAKRGGDLGPFGRGQMQKPFEEATYALKVGEISDIVDTDSGVHIIMRTG; this comes from the exons ATGTCGTCGTCcgcggcggcggggcgggggcggggggggAGCCAGGTCCGCGCGTCGCACATCCTCATCAAGCACGAGGGCTCCCGGAGGAAGGCGTCGTGGAAGGATCCGGAGGGCAGGGTCATCCGCAGCACCACCCGCGAGAGCGCCGTCTCGCAGCTCAAGGCCCTCAGGGAGGACATCGTCGCCGGCAAGGGCAAGTTCGAGGACCTCGCCTCGCGCTTCTCCGACTGCAGCTCCGCCAAGCGCGGCGGCGATCTCG GTCCTTTTGGGCGAGGCCAGATGCAGAAACCTTTTGAGGAAGCAACTTATGCTCTCAAGGTTGGTGAGATTAGTGACATCGTCGATACCGACAGTGGGGTTCACATCATAATGAGGACCGGCTAA
- the LOC120292513 gene encoding peptide methionine sulfoxide reductase A5-like: MPMEGPRQLSETRSIRLSRGVPLSLPNLSTFVVVLASFFGNAQCIRFANRIPDPAAGSPNQPLRTAVFALGSFWRSEAVFGCLDGVVRTAVGYAGGSKPNPEYRSLRDHAECVQVEYDPRLIHYRQLLDVFWSSHDSRQVLGQGPDVGNQYRSIIFTNGTEESRLAALSKEKEQSKSRSSVVTTQIQHLETFYHAEPEHQKFELKQKPLLLQLMGNLPEEELQKSNLAAKLNSFAAELCPPHIQKQIDVKIGDIIRKSWPLLRNV, from the exons ATGCCCATGGAAGGGCCGCGGCAGCTCTCCGAGACCCGCTCCATTCGTCTCTCGAGAggcgtccctctctctctacccaaCCTCTCGACCTTCGTCGTCGTCTTAGCTTCGTTCTTCGGCAACGCCCAGTGCATCAGGTTCGCGAATCGGATCCCCGACCCGGCCGCGGGCTCTCCGAACCAGCCGCTGAGGACCGCCGTCTTCGCCCTCGGGAGCTTCTGGAGGTCCGAGGCCGTCTTCGGCTGCCTCGATGGCGTCGTCCGGACCGCCGTCGGTTACGCCGGCGGTTCCAAGCCCAACCCCGAGTACCGGAGCTTGCGCGATCACGCCGAATGCGTTCAG GTGGAATATGATCCTAGATTGATTCATTACAGGCAACTTTTGGATGTCTTTTGGTCTAGTCATGATTCGAGACAAGTTCTTGGGCAAGGTCCAGATGTTGGTAACCAGTACAG GTCAATTATCTTCACAAATGGAACTGAAGAGTCCAGGCTAGCAGCCCTtagcaaagaaaaagagcaaagcaaGTCCAGGAGCAGTGTTGTCACTACTCAGATTCAACATCTTGAGACATTTTATCATGCAGAGCCTGAACATCAG AAATTCGAGCTCAAGCAGAAACCACTCCTCCTCCAGCTGATGGGAAACCTGCCTGAAGAGGAACTTCAGAAATCAAATTTAGCTGCAAAATTGAACAGTTTTGCAGCTGAGCTTTGCCCACCTCACATTCAGAAGCAGATCGATGTGAAGATTGGTGATATCATCAGAAAAAGTTGGCCTCTCTTGAGAAATGTTTAG